The following proteins come from a genomic window of Campylobacter sp. RM16189:
- a CDS encoding DUF2798 domain-containing protein — protein sequence MIPIKFYKFVLAFIMSLFMSFLMSGVLLYINLGLIDRFLILWAEGWFKAFVVAYPSVIFIMPFATKLTKKICKNE from the coding sequence ATGATACCGATTAAATTTTACAAGTTCGTTTTAGCATTTATTATGTCGCTTTTTATGTCATTTTTGATGTCTGGAGTCTTACTATATATAAATTTGGGGCTTATAGATAGATTCTTGATATTATGGGCAGAAGGCTGGTTCAAAGCATTTGTAGTCGCCTATCCTAGCGTTATATTCATAATGCCTTTTGCAACAAAGCTAACAAAGAAAATTTGTAAAAACGAGTAA